One Dermacentor silvarum isolate Dsil-2018 chromosome 10, BIME_Dsil_1.4, whole genome shotgun sequence genomic window carries:
- the LOC119466503 gene encoding ras-related protein rab7, with protein MSSRKKVLLKVIILGESGVGKTSLMNQYVNKKFSNQYKATIGADFLTKEVMVEDRLVTMQIWDTAGQERFQSLGVAFYRGADCCVLVFDVTVPGSFKALESWRDEFLIQASPRDPENFPFVVIGNKVDLDNRGVSTKRAQGWCQSKNGIPYFETSAKEALNVEQAFQTVAKNALAQETDVELYNEFPDQIKLTNEQKPRSQGCC; from the exons ATGTCGTCCAGAAAGAAGGTGCTACTTAAGGTCATCATCCTTGGGGAAAGTGG GGTAGGCAAGACTTCGCTGATGAACCAGTATGTGAACAAGAAATTCAGCAATCAGTACAAGGCCACCATTGGTGCCGACTTCCTCACCAAAGAAGTCATGGTCGAAGACAGGCTCGTCACcatgcag ATCTGGGACACGGCCGGCCAGGAGCGATTCCAGTCGCTGGGCGTTGCCTTCTACCGGGGCGCCGACTGTTGCGTGCTGGTGTTCGACGTCACAGTGCCGGGCAGCTTCAAGGCACTCGAGTCGTGGCGCGACGAGTTTCTCATCCAGGCCTCGCCTCGGGACCCCGAGAACTTCCCGTTTGTGGTTATCGGCAACAAGGTCGACCTCGACAACCGGGGG GTGTCCACCAAGCGGGCCCAGGGTTGGTGCCAGTCCAAGAACGGCATCCCATACTTCGAGACGAGTGCCAAGGAGGCCCTGAACGTGGAGCAGGCCTTCCAGACGGTGGCCAAGAACGCCCTTGCCCAGGAGACGGACGTGGAGTTGTACAACGAGTTCCCCGACCAGATCAAGCTGACGAACGAGCAGAAGCCGCGCAGCCAGGGCTGCTGCTAA